CATGAGTAGGAGTGGGATTATGGTGGGTTTATCTCCCACATTTAGACAAACCAGTTTTCCCTCAATGGGTTTAAAGGGATTTAGCTTCAGGTTTAAGCATTGGGCTTGTAACGGCTATACAAGAATGGTTACCTCTGCTTCTTGCTCTGACCAACTCCAACTCCAACTCCAAGACAAGCAATTAAGTAGTCCGGAACTTGTAGCCTTGGAATATGCTGACCTTAACCTTCCTCTTCCTGACAAGGTCCCTCCTTTATTAAATTATCTCACTCTTTCATATTCATTCATTGCCCACTTCAGTtctcaattttaattttctttctatGTATGTAGGAACTGGGTAATGTTAGAATCAGGCAACATGTCAATCCTCTCAAGACCACTTTTTCTGTATGttcctttttcctttttttcatTTCTACAACATTTAATACCTAAATTTAGTAGAAATCATATTCATGTTTCTTTTTGGAGTAGGTGCCAGTACAAGTGCCCCATTGGAATCAAGTCTTTAGAGATCCAACATTGCCACTAATGGTGGATATTGGAAGTGGTACCAGCACTTAAAACATCTTTATTTGAAAATGcacaaatgaaataaaaaacaatGGAGTTTGCAATAGAATACTAGAATTACTTTGTTTGGTATTTTCTTTGCACTATTCAGTTCTTTGTTCGTTATGTTgtaatttaatttatcttttatgATCAGAATAATTGGTTTTTGTTCTTCCTGCATTCAGTTCAAATCAACTTGCCATTATTCTATTAAAGCAGGAATTACAAAAAGACAACCTTTGCTAATTATCCTAAGTCATAGTTTTTGCAAACCATAAATTGCAGTCATAATCTAAAGGATGAATATTTCAGGTAGCGGCAGATTTCTCATGTGGTTGGGCAAAAAAAATGCTGGTGTAAGAAATTATTTGGGATTGGAAATAAGAGAGAAAGtaaggaaaaactctttggttTAGTTTTATTGTAGTAGAAAGCTTCATCTGTGTAATTTGATAAATCATCTTTGGCCCTTCTCttcttatttttttcctttctctCATCTAAATCATGAGGTATTAATTCACTTGTTTTTTCATACAGCTGGTGAACCGTGCTCAGTACTGGGTTAAGGAGATAAATCTTGATAATGTGTAAGGGTTAATGAATTCATATTAGTTCGTGAAAGGTCTTGTACCAATGAactgatattatatatatataattacagaCATTTCATCTATGCAAATGCCACAAATTCTTTCAAACAAGTAGTCTCTAACTATCCTGGACCTTTGATGCTGGTTTCAATCCTGGTCAGTGTACCCTCTTCTCCTGTACTTTCTAATACAGTCAGAGGTTAGACAATTCTTTGTTTggtcatgtttattttctttaatgGGCAGTGCCCAGATCCTCATTTTAAGAAAAGACATCATAAGAGGAGGGTGGTGCAAAAGCCATTAGTAGATTCCATAGCTGCAAGTTTAATGGATGGAGGGGAGGTAGATAAACACTTTTCTTCATCTTTTCATGCCATAATCTTGTATTCATTCTTATCTATattgttataataataaatatgtgTATGCTGTTTTGTTGGCAATTAGGTGTTGATACAGTCAGATGTGTATGAAGTGGCAGTGGACATGAGGTTTCAATTTGATGGTGAATCAAATACTCTAAAACACATTGATGAAGTAGATTCGAGTGTGTTATGTGATAGTGAGGGATGGCTGTTGAAGAATCCAATGGGGATTAGAACTGAGAGAGAAATACATGCTGAATTTGAAGGTGCAAAAATATATAGAAGGATGTACAGAAAGTGCTTTTATCAACATGAAGCAATATCAAGCTCTTCGATATGATTTCAGTATTATTGACCATTGCAATAACTTCATCATATGACAACAAAAATAGTTGAAAATGTATTTTCAAAGTGTGTACCATTACACTATCCATCCACTGAAAAACTCAAAAGGCAATCAGAAAGAATTATGTTGAGTTTTGGAAAGAATTGTGtactatttttctttcttcctaACTAGCATTCAGCGGCAATTGTTGTTGAATTGTTGAATATGTACACACAACAAAATTATACAGTAGCAATTTTTCAATCAATcatatttagttattttaagGTTTTCGTTTCACGTGTATTAATGTGTAATGGATTGATGTCAATTAATTTGTAGTTGCTAACGAAGATATCgtatttatatttttgaaaatttaaggtCGTATTTTGGAAAGATAGGACcattaaatagtatttttattttattaaaaaatgtttttatgaaaaatCCTAGGATAATTGCAAAATGAAGTTTtcaacatttttatatatttttttttaattctatttacataaaatgtgggtttttaatgtatttttatgtgtatttttgttattttgttat
The Cannabis sativa cultivar Pink pepper isolate KNU-18-1 unplaced genomic scaffold, ASM2916894v1 Contig1, whole genome shotgun sequence genome window above contains:
- the LOC133032921 gene encoding uncharacterized protein LOC133032921, producing the protein MSRSGIMVGLSPTFRQTSFPSMGLKGFSFRFKHWACNGYTRMVTSASCSDQLQLQLQDKQLSSPELVALEYADLNLPLPDKELGNVRIRQHVNPLKTTFSVPVQVPHWNQVFRDPTLPLMVDIGSGSGRFLMWLGKKNAGVRNYLGLEIREKLVNRAQYWVKEINLDNVHFIYANATNSFKQVVSNYPGPLMLVSILCPDPHFKKRHHKRRVVQKPLVDSIAASLMDGGEVLIQSDVYEVAVDMRFQFDGESNTLKHIDEVDSSVLCDSEGWLLKNPMGIRTEREIHAEFEGAKIYRRMYRKCFYQHEAISSSSI